CCGTGGCGGCGAAATAGATGCCCTGCCTCTTCCGCACGGCTTCCACAATCTCGGGGGATCTCTTTCCCTTTCCGATCATGCCGCGGAGCCCGGCTTCCAGCAACACCGGCGTGTAGGGATCCATCCGGCCGCTTGTGGTGGGACCGATGGATCCGATGATCCGGCCGGGAGGGGCCGGAGTCGGCGCCGCATAGAAAATCGTTTCATTATCAAGAGATACGGGGAGAGGCTCCCCTCTCCGAAGGGCCTCGACAAAACGGCGGTGCGCCGCATCCCTTGCGGTCAGCACCGAGCCGCTCAGCAGAATCCGATCGCCGGCGGACAATTCACGGCAGACGTCTGCCGTCAGAGGGGTCCGCAGCGATATGACGGATGCCTGCATCATCACAGAATCGCCTCCATGTGCCGCACCGCATGACACTGAAGCTGATAGGCAACGGGCAGGGATGCGATGTGGCAGGGCGCCATTTCCGCGTGAACGGCCAGGGCGGTGGTTCTGCCGCCGAGCCCCTGAGGACCGATTCCCAGCACATTGATGTCCGCCAGAAGGGTACGTTCCAGGTCGCGCAGGCGCTCATCCGAACCGTTCGGTTCGCCGATGGGCCTCAGCAGGGCTCTGCGGGCAAGGACAATCGCCGTTTCCATTGCGCCTCCGATTCCGACGCCGACCAGAACGGGGGCACAGGCATTGGCCGCCCCCTGCGCCACCTTCTGCAGCAAGTGCTTCCTGATTCCCTCCCAACCCGCCGCCGGGAGAAGCATGGAAACGCCGCTCATGTTTTCGCTTCCTCCCCCCTTCGGCATGACAACGAGCCGGATCCGATTCCCCGGGACGATCACCATGTGTAGAACCTCCGGCGTGTTGTCGCCGGTGTTCGATCTGGAGAGGGGATCGCAGACGGATTTTCTCAGGAAGGCGTCCCGGTAGGCCTGTCGGACCCCTTCTCTGACCGCCTGCGAAAAATCGCCCCCCACGACATGTACATCCTGGCCGATTTCCGCGAAGACGATGGAAAGTCCCGTGTCCTGGCAAAGCGGTAGGCTCTCCCGGCGGGCCACATCGGCATTTTCCAGAATCTGGTCGAGGATGGAACAGGCTACGGCCGAGGTTTCCGCTTCCCGGGCATCCCGTATCGCCTTCAGGAGATCCGGGGGTGCCTCCGTGTTGGCCGCGATGAACAGGCGGCGGACCGCTTCCGTGATCTCTCGACAGGGAATCTCGCGAACCGGATGCATCGTCACTCTTACATACCTCTTCGGAATTCCAAAGCTTTTCCCAAGGTCATCCGGTCCGTGTACTTCAGTTCTCCACCGACAGGAACGCCCTGGGCGATCCGGGTGATCGTCACTTCCGTCTGGCGGAGCAGTTTCGTGATCAGGAGGGCCGTCGACTCCCCCTGGACGTTGGGGTTGGTAGCCAGGATAACCTCCCGCACTCCGCCCTGAACGACGCGGTTGAACAGTTCCTGGAGACGGAGCTGTTCCGGTCCGATGCCGTCCAGAGGCGCCAGCGCCCCGTGCAGGACGTGATAGGTTCCCCGGTAGCTCTGGCTTTCTTCGATGGCGATGAGGGCATCCGGCTCCTCGACGACGCAGACAATGCTGCGGTCACGGGACGCATCGGCGCAGACGGGACAGACGTCCCCTTCGGAAAGATGGAAACATATGGAGCACAGGTGAATCTTCCGTTTGACGTCGACGATGCTGTCAGCCAGACGCTGGGCGTCTTCACTGGAGCCCCGGATGATAAAGGTGGCCAGACGAGTGGCCGTTTTCTCCCCGACACCCGGAAAGCGGGACAGTTCCTCGATCAGACGACGGATGGGAGGGGCGTAACCGTTCATCGACTTTCCCGTTTACGCCATCCCGGGGATATTGAAGCCGCCCGTGATCTTGGACATCTCCGTCGCCATCATCTCCTGGGATTTCCGCATCCCCTCGTTGACGGCGGCCAGGATCAGATCCTGAAGCATCTCCAGGTCGTCCGGATTGACGACATCCCGCTCGATTCGGATGGACAGAAGCTCGTTTCGTCCATTGACGACCACGGTAACCATGCCTCCGCCAGCGCTGGCCTCTACGGTTCTCAGGGCAAGTTCCTCCTGGAGCTTGGCCATTTTTTCCTGAATCTTCTTCGCCTGCTTCACGATGTTGCCGAAATTTTGAGACATGAATGTTCCTCCACCACCGCCGTCGTCGATTTATCTCGATATGATTTCGCGCACCTCTGCGCCTTCAAACAGATCCAGCACTTTTTGCAGCATCGGAGAATGAAGGGCTTCCTGCCTTTTCTGGTTTCTCTCTTCGCTCTCCGCCCTCTCCCTGCTCCCGTTGTTTGCAGACGTCTCCAGGGCCACCGATTCCAGCTGGACCGTCATCTGCCCGCCGAAATAGGTGCCCGCCAGTTCCTGAAGGCGGCTCTTTTGGAGATGGAGGTCTTCCAGAAAGACGTAATCCGTCGGGAAACCGATCACGATGCGCTGGTCTTCAACAGCCCTGACTTGACCGGACTGGATCTTCGACCAGAGCGGATAGCTCTGGTTCTTGATATACTGCTTCAATCCTTCCCAGAGCTTCGAGGGATCCCCGTCCGCCGGCATGGTTGCGGAATACGATCCGTTCGGCGTCCCGGCCCCCGTGCCCGTTTCGCTCGCTGCCGCGCGTCCGGCGGACTCCATCGCGGGAGGCTTCCGCTCCATCCTTCCCGCCGCTGTTTCCTCCCGCGCCCCGGACGGGCGATTCCCCCCTCCGCCCCCACCCGGGCCGCCGGACAGGCGCGATTCCATTCGTTCCAACCTCTCCAGAACCTGCCCGATGGGAAGCAGCGGCTCCAGATAGGCCATCCTTATCAGGATCGTTTCCAGTGTCAGGCGTGGATTGCCGCTCTTCCGGACATTCTCCTCTTCGGCCAGCAGCATATCTGCATAGCGCTGGAGTTCCTCCCGGCCGACATCCTGCACCTGCTCGGCCAGCCGGGATTTTTCCTCCGGGCTCAACTCCAGAACCTCCGTCTCCGCACCCAGGACCTTTACAAGAAGCAGACTGCGAAAATGATCCAGGAGGGCGCCGAAGAACTTGGCCATGTCCATTCCCGCATAGTAGCCGTCATGAAGCATCCGGAGGCATGCTCCCGCGTCCCGGCGGAAAACGGCATCGGAGAGCTGGGGCAGGAATTTCCGTTCCGTGAATCCCAGCAGCTCTTCCACCTGGCTGTCCTCGATGGACAACCCGGCATAGGCGATCACTTGGTCGAAAATGCTCTGGCCGTCCCGGATGCTGCCGTCGGCCGACTCGGCGATCCACCGGAGGGCCTGATCGCTCAGGCACACACCCTCCGCCTCGGCGATGGCTCTCAAGTTTTCGGCGATCCGACTGATCGGCGCACGGTGGAAATCGTGGCACTGGCATCGGGAGAGGATCGTGGCAGGGATTTTGGACGTCTCGGTGGTGGCGAAAATGAACAGGGTATGCTCGGGAGGTTCTTCCAGGGTCTTCAGGAGGGCGTTGAATGCCTCCCGGGTAAGCATGTGCACTTCATCGATGATGTAGATCTTGTACCGGCAGGACACAGGAGCGAACTTGACGTTCTCCCGCAGCTCCCGGACTTCATCGATGCCGCGGTTGGAGGCTCCGTCAATCTCCCGCACATCCAGCGACACGCCGTCCCGGATCTCTCTGCAATGAACACATTCATTGCAGGGCGTCTCCGTGGGTCCGTGCTCGCAGTTTACCGCTTTCGCCAGGATGCGGGCGACGGTTGTCTTGCCGACACCCCGGGGACCGCCGAACACGAGCGCGTGGGCCAGCCGCTGGTGTCGGATGGCGTTCCGGAGCGTCCTGACGACCGGCTCCTGTCCGACTACATCTTCAAAACGCTGGGGTCGCCATTTCCTGGCCAGGACGAGGTAATCCACAGGTGTCTTTACCGAAAATAAAAGGATAGCCAGGTTTACCCGCGGCACACGCCGGTTTCTGTTACCGCTGCTTCCTTCCGGACCTCACGGGGTTCACAGTCCGCCGTTGCACGGGACCCGGCTATCCGTTCCGAATGCTGAAGAATGCGTGTTCCCTCTCGGAAGGAACAACCGACTGCTTCATCTGCAGAGCATTGGATCATACGGCAGCGGAAGCAAGGATGTCAAGGATTTCGTCCGGGGAAACGAGCCGGCTTTTATCCGGGAAGCGCCCCGGCAAGGCAACCGTTCCTGCCCAGGCGGTCAACTTCCGACAATTAAAAGGTTAACCGGAAGTCAGCATTTTTTTTGACACAAAGAAACATCTGTGAGAAAAGAACGGTCCACAAATATGAAGGTGTGCCACCTGACGATGGAGGAATCATGGAAATAACGACCACCGTGGAACGAGACATCGTTACCGTGGAACGAGACGTCATCACCGTCATACCAAAAGGCCGGATCGATGCCGTGACGGCAGCCGATTTCGAAAAGGAACTGACCCGTCTCGCCGACGAAAACCACCGCTATTTCCTGCTGGACCTGCACGCCCTGGAATACATATCGAGCGCCGGACTCAGGAGCATCCTCGCCTTCGCCAAGACC
Above is a window of Syntrophaceae bacterium DNA encoding:
- a CDS encoding YbaB/EbfC family nucleoid-associated protein translates to MSQNFGNIVKQAKKIQEKMAKLQEELALRTVEASAGGGMVTVVVNGRNELLSIRIERDVVNPDDLEMLQDLILAAVNEGMRKSQEMMATEMSKITGGFNIPGMA
- a CDS encoding TRZ/ATZ family protein — encoded protein: MMQASVISLRTPLTADVCRELSAGDRILLSGSVLTARDAAHRRFVEALRRGEPLPVSLDNETIFYAAPTPAPPGRIIGSIGPTTSGRMDPYTPVLLEAGLRGMIGKGKRSPEIVEAVRKRQGIYFAATGGVAAVTSRCIRSVTLLAYEDLGPEAVLRLEIADLPLIVVNDARGGDLYEMVLRAARVDE
- a CDS encoding STAS domain-containing protein, producing the protein MEITTTVERDIVTVERDVITVIPKGRIDAVTAADFEKELTRLADENHRYFLLDLHALEYISSAGLRSILAFAKTLKGKDGRLVFSSLQGPVKDVFRISGFGSIFKLCETKEEALREF
- the dnaX gene encoding DNA polymerase III subunit gamma/tau, whose translation is MDYLVLARKWRPQRFEDVVGQEPVVRTLRNAIRHQRLAHALVFGGPRGVGKTTVARILAKAVNCEHGPTETPCNECVHCREIRDGVSLDVREIDGASNRGIDEVRELRENVKFAPVSCRYKIYIIDEVHMLTREAFNALLKTLEEPPEHTLFIFATTETSKIPATILSRCQCHDFHRAPISRIAENLRAIAEAEGVCLSDQALRWIAESADGSIRDGQSIFDQVIAYAGLSIEDSQVEELLGFTERKFLPQLSDAVFRRDAGACLRMLHDGYYAGMDMAKFFGALLDHFRSLLLVKVLGAETEVLELSPEEKSRLAEQVQDVGREELQRYADMLLAEEENVRKSGNPRLTLETILIRMAYLEPLLPIGQVLERLERMESRLSGGPGGGGGGNRPSGAREETAAGRMERKPPAMESAGRAAASETGTGAGTPNGSYSATMPADGDPSKLWEGLKQYIKNQSYPLWSKIQSGQVRAVEDQRIVIGFPTDYVFLEDLHLQKSRLQELAGTYFGGQMTVQLESVALETSANNGSRERAESEERNQKRQEALHSPMLQKVLDLFEGAEVREIISR
- the recR gene encoding recombination protein RecR — encoded protein: MNGYAPPIRRLIEELSRFPGVGEKTATRLATFIIRGSSEDAQRLADSIVDVKRKIHLCSICFHLSEGDVCPVCADASRDRSIVCVVEEPDALIAIEESQSYRGTYHVLHGALAPLDGIGPEQLRLQELFNRVVQGGVREVILATNPNVQGESTALLITKLLRQTEVTITRIAQGVPVGGELKYTDRMTLGKALEFRRGM
- a CDS encoding fumarate hydratase; the encoded protein is MHPVREIPCREITEAVRRLFIAANTEAPPDLLKAIRDAREAETSAVACSILDQILENADVARRESLPLCQDTGLSIVFAEIGQDVHVVGGDFSQAVREGVRQAYRDAFLRKSVCDPLSRSNTGDNTPEVLHMVIVPGNRIRLVVMPKGGGSENMSGVSMLLPAAGWEGIRKHLLQKVAQGAANACAPVLVGVGIGGAMETAIVLARRALLRPIGEPNGSDERLRDLERTLLADINVLGIGPQGLGGRTTALAVHAEMAPCHIASLPVAYQLQCHAVRHMEAIL